The nucleotide sequence CCTCGTGCAGCTTTATTCGGCGCTGGTTTATCAAGGCCCGGACCTTGCCGTGCGCATCGCCCGGCAATTGCCCGCCCTGCTGAAGGCGGATGGTTACGCCCATGTGTCGGCGGCCGTCGGCGCCGATTGCCGTTGACCGAATCGGCCCGGCTTGGGATACCGGAACGGTCCCATGAACAAGATGCCCCATATCCTCGCCGGTCTCGCCTATCTGTTGGGCGGGGGCGCGCTTGCTCTGGGCGTAAGTCCGCTCTGGGGCCTCGCGGCTTTCGCGGCGGCGGTGGCCCTGCACGGGATTTGGTGGGGCCTCGTCCTCGCCGGGCATCTCGAGACCGCGCAGGCGCGGATCGGCGAATTGCGCCGCGACGTCAAATTCGCGCGCGAGGAAATCCAGAGCGTGCTCGAAGCCATCGAAAGCATGGCGAGCAAGAACGCCGAGATGGCCAACGTCTCGACCGAGCTGCGCTTCCTGAAAGGCCTGGTCGAGCAATTGTCGGGCAAGCCGATCACGCTGCCCGGCGAAGCGCCGCATCCCAAGGCGCCGCCCAAACCCAATCTGCCCGACGCGCAAGTGCTGGATATCGTGCGCGAAGCGCTGCGCGAAGGCCGCGTCGATCTCTATCTCCAGCCGATCGTCGATCTGCCGCAGCGCCGCCGCCGTCACTACGAATGTTTCTCGCGCGTGCGCGGGCCCGACGGCACGATGATCGGACCGGATTCCTATCTGGCGCTGGCCGAGGCGTATGGCCTCGTTGCCGCGATCGACAATATGCTGCTGTTCCGCGGCGTACAGCTCGTGCGCCGCGTGCAAGGGCGCGGCGGTGCGGGGGCCGGGACGGGCGTGTTCGTCAACATCTCGCAGCACACGCTGGCCGATAAGCGCTTCTTCGCCGAGTTCGTCGCCTTCATGGCGC is from Alphaproteobacteria bacterium and encodes:
- a CDS encoding EAL domain-containing protein; its protein translation is MNKMPHILAGLAYLLGGGALALGVSPLWGLAAFAAAVALHGIWWGLVLAGHLETAQARIGELRRDVKFAREEIQSVLEAIESMASKNAEMANVSTELRFLKGLVEQLSGKPITLPGEAPHPKAPPKPNLPDAQVLDIVREALREGRVDLYLQPIVDLPQRRRRHYECFSRVRGPDGTMIGPDSYLALAEAYGLVAAIDNMLLFRGVQLVRRVQGRGGAGAGTGVFVNISQHTLADKRFFAEFVAFMAQNRDLAPNLVFELAEAQARRLTEEQWKALAQLAAHGFRFSMDQVVEPATLDPVALAQHSFRFIKVEARKMVEFASAGGGLAFTRLRQGLLDARVDLIVDKIESEQVLLEVLELDASYGQGYLFGEPKPLKESQ